In the genome of Leptolyngbya subtilissima AS-A7, one region contains:
- the fabZ gene encoding 3-hydroxyacyl-ACP dehydratase FabZ has product MIDATASSPLTTTLDGVEAASAAEPMAVPKTSYSAEEIHALLPHRYPFALVDRIVDYVPAKHAIGIKNVTFNEPHFQGHFPGHPIMPGVLIVEAMAQVGGIVLMQIPGVQGLCVFAGIDKVRFRRPVVPGDQLVMTVELLALKRQRFGKMRGRAEVDGQLVCEGELMFSVVEPATTPQGK; this is encoded by the coding sequence GTGATTGACGCAACTGCATCGAGCCCCCTGACCACGACCTTGGACGGCGTTGAAGCTGCTTCAGCGGCGGAACCGATGGCGGTTCCCAAGACTAGCTATAGCGCTGAAGAGATCCATGCCCTGCTGCCTCACCGCTATCCCTTTGCCCTAGTCGATCGCATTGTCGACTATGTTCCAGCCAAGCATGCCATTGGCATTAAAAATGTCACGTTCAACGAGCCTCACTTTCAGGGGCATTTCCCGGGGCACCCGATTATGCCAGGGGTGTTGATTGTCGAGGCCATGGCCCAAGTGGGTGGCATTGTGCTGATGCAGATCCCAGGAGTTCAGGGGTTGTGCGTGTTTGCCGGCATTGACAAGGTGCGGTTTCGTCGCCCTGTGGTGCCTGGGGATCAGCTGGTAATGACCGTAGAACTGTTGGCTCTAAAGCGGCAGCGGTTTGGCAAAATGCGGGGTCGGGCTGAGGTTGATGGGCAACTGGTCTGCGAAGGTGAGCTAATGTTCTCTGTGGTGGAGCCGGCAACAACTCCCCAGGGGAA